A single genomic interval of Homo sapiens chromosome 7, GRCh38.p14 Primary Assembly harbors:
- the THAP5 gene encoding THAP domain-containing protein 5 isoform 3 (isoform 3 is encoded by transcript variant 4), with product MLTLNLVKQHTGKPESTLETSVNQDTGRGGFHTCFENLNSTTITLTTSNSESIHQSLETQEVLEVTTSHLANPNFTSNSMEIKSAQENPFLFSTINQTVEELNTNKESVIAIFVPAENSKPSVNSFISAQKETTEMEDTDIEDSLYKDVDYGTEVLQIEHSYCRQDINKEHLWQKVSKLHSKITLLELKEQQTLGRLKSLEALIRQLKQENWLSEENVKIIENHFTTYEVTMI from the coding sequence ATGTTAACTCTTAATCTAGTTAAACAACATACTGGGAAACCAGAATCTACCTTGGAAACATCAGTTAACCAAGATACAGGTAGAGGTGGTTTTCACACATGTTTTGAGAATCTAAATTCTACAACTATTACTTTGACAACTTCAAATTCAGAAAGTATTCATCAATCTTTGGAAACTCAAGAAGTTCTTGAAGTAACTACCAGTCATCTTGCTAATCCAAACTTTACAAGTAATTCCATGGAAATAAAGTCAGCACAGGAAAATCCATTCTTATTCAGCACAATTAATCAAACAGTTGAagaattaaacacaaataaagaATCTGTTATTGCCATTTTTGTACCTGCTGAAAATTCTAAACCCTCAGTTAATTCTTTTATATCTGCACAAAAAGAAACCACGGAAATGGAAGACACAGACATTGAAGACTCCTTGTATAAGGATGTAGACTATGGGACAGAAGTTTTACAAATCGAACATTCTTACTGCAGACAAGATATAAATAAGGAACATCTTTGGCAGAAAGTCTCTAAGCTACATTCAAAGATAACTCTTCTAGAGTTAAAAGAGCAACAAACTCTAGGTAGATTGAAGTCTTTGGAAGCTCTTATAAGGCAGCTAAAGCAGGAAAACTGGCTATCTGAAGAAAACGTCAAGATTATAGAAAACCATTTTACAACATATGAAGTCACTATGATATAG
- the THAP5 gene encoding THAP domain-containing protein 5 isoform 1 (isoform 1 is encoded by transcript variant 1), which produces MPRYCAAICCKNRRGRNNKDRKLSFYPFPLHDKERLEKWLKNMKRDSWVPSKYQFLCSDHFTPDSLDIRWGIRYLKQTAVPTIFSLPEDNQGKDPSKKKSQKKNLEDEKEVCPKAKSEESFVLNETKKNIVNTDVPHQHPELLHSSSLVKPPAPKTGSIQNNMLTLNLVKQHTGKPESTLETSVNQDTGRGGFHTCFENLNSTTITLTTSNSESIHQSLETQEVLEVTTSHLANPNFTSNSMEIKSAQENPFLFSTINQTVEELNTNKESVIAIFVPAENSKPSVNSFISAQKETTEMEDTDIEDSLYKDVDYGTEVLQIEHSYCRQDINKEHLWQKVSKLHSKITLLELKEQQTLGRLKSLEALIRQLKQENWLSEENVKIIENHFTTYEVTMI; this is translated from the exons ATGCCCCGCTATTGCGCAGCGATTTGTTGTAAGAACCGCCGGGGACGAAACAATAAAGACCGGAAGCTGAGTTTTTATCC attTCCTCTACATGACAAAGAAAGACTGGAAAAGTGGTTAAAGAATATGAAGCGAGATTCATGGGTTCCCAGTAAATACCAGTTTCTATGTAGTGACCATTTTACTCCTGACTCTCTTGACATCAGATGGGGTATTCGATATTTAAAACAAACTGCAGTTCCAACAATATTTTCTTTGCCTGAAGACAATCAG ggAAAAGacccttctaaaaaaaaatcccagaagaaaaaCTTGGAAGATGAGAAAGAAGTATGCCCAAAAGCCAAGTCAGAAGAATCATTTGTATtaaatgagacaaagaaaaatatagttaACACAGATGTGCCCCATCAACATCCAGAATTACTTCATTCATCTTCCTTGGTAAAGCCACCAGCTCCCAAAACAGGAAGTATACAAAATAACATGTTAACTCTTAATCTAGTTAAACAACATACTGGGAAACCAGAATCTACCTTGGAAACATCAGTTAACCAAGATACAGGTAGAGGTGGTTTTCACACATGTTTTGAGAATCTAAATTCTACAACTATTACTTTGACAACTTCAAATTCAGAAAGTATTCATCAATCTTTGGAAACTCAAGAAGTTCTTGAAGTAACTACCAGTCATCTTGCTAATCCAAACTTTACAAGTAATTCCATGGAAATAAAGTCAGCACAGGAAAATCCATTCTTATTCAGCACAATTAATCAAACAGTTGAagaattaaacacaaataaagaATCTGTTATTGCCATTTTTGTACCTGCTGAAAATTCTAAACCCTCAGTTAATTCTTTTATATCTGCACAAAAAGAAACCACGGAAATGGAAGACACAGACATTGAAGACTCCTTGTATAAGGATGTAGACTATGGGACAGAAGTTTTACAAATCGAACATTCTTACTGCAGACAAGATATAAATAAGGAACATCTTTGGCAGAAAGTCTCTAAGCTACATTCAAAGATAACTCTTCTAGAGTTAAAAGAGCAACAAACTCTAGGTAGATTGAAGTCTTTGGAAGCTCTTATAAGGCAGCTAAAGCAGGAAAACTGGCTATCTGAAGAAAACGTCAAGATTATAGAAAACCATTTTACAACATATGAAGTCACTATGATATAG
- the THAP5 gene encoding THAP domain-containing protein 5 isoform 2 (isoform 2 is encoded by transcript variant 2) codes for MKRDSWVPSKYQFLCSDHFTPDSLDIRWGIRYLKQTAVPTIFSLPEDNQGKDPSKKKSQKKNLEDEKEVCPKAKSEESFVLNETKKNIVNTDVPHQHPELLHSSSLVKPPAPKTGSIQNNMLTLNLVKQHTGKPESTLETSVNQDTGRGGFHTCFENLNSTTITLTTSNSESIHQSLETQEVLEVTTSHLANPNFTSNSMEIKSAQENPFLFSTINQTVEELNTNKESVIAIFVPAENSKPSVNSFISAQKETTEMEDTDIEDSLYKDVDYGTEVLQIEHSYCRQDINKEHLWQKVSKLHSKITLLELKEQQTLGRLKSLEALIRQLKQENWLSEENVKIIENHFTTYEVTMI; via the exons ATGAAGCGAGATTCATGGGTTCCCAGTAAATACCAGTTTCTATGTAGTGACCATTTTACTCCTGACTCTCTTGACATCAGATGGGGTATTCGATATTTAAAACAAACTGCAGTTCCAACAATATTTTCTTTGCCTGAAGACAATCAG ggAAAAGacccttctaaaaaaaaatcccagaagaaaaaCTTGGAAGATGAGAAAGAAGTATGCCCAAAAGCCAAGTCAGAAGAATCATTTGTATtaaatgagacaaagaaaaatatagttaACACAGATGTGCCCCATCAACATCCAGAATTACTTCATTCATCTTCCTTGGTAAAGCCACCAGCTCCCAAAACAGGAAGTATACAAAATAACATGTTAACTCTTAATCTAGTTAAACAACATACTGGGAAACCAGAATCTACCTTGGAAACATCAGTTAACCAAGATACAGGTAGAGGTGGTTTTCACACATGTTTTGAGAATCTAAATTCTACAACTATTACTTTGACAACTTCAAATTCAGAAAGTATTCATCAATCTTTGGAAACTCAAGAAGTTCTTGAAGTAACTACCAGTCATCTTGCTAATCCAAACTTTACAAGTAATTCCATGGAAATAAAGTCAGCACAGGAAAATCCATTCTTATTCAGCACAATTAATCAAACAGTTGAagaattaaacacaaataaagaATCTGTTATTGCCATTTTTGTACCTGCTGAAAATTCTAAACCCTCAGTTAATTCTTTTATATCTGCACAAAAAGAAACCACGGAAATGGAAGACACAGACATTGAAGACTCCTTGTATAAGGATGTAGACTATGGGACAGAAGTTTTACAAATCGAACATTCTTACTGCAGACAAGATATAAATAAGGAACATCTTTGGCAGAAAGTCTCTAAGCTACATTCAAAGATAACTCTTCTAGAGTTAAAAGAGCAACAAACTCTAGGTAGATTGAAGTCTTTGGAAGCTCTTATAAGGCAGCTAAAGCAGGAAAACTGGCTATCTGAAGAAAACGTCAAGATTATAGAAAACCATTTTACAACATATGAAGTCACTATGATATAG